The sequence below is a genomic window from Dioscorea cayenensis subsp. rotundata cultivar TDr96_F1 chromosome 6, TDr96_F1_v2_PseudoChromosome.rev07_lg8_w22 25.fasta, whole genome shotgun sequence.
AAAAATAATTCTTGGAAAGTCTCCATTAGACTCGAACAACATGTTAGAGCCGATGGAGCAGAAttcttcaataataataataataatattaattccATTTAACATTCGAGTTACCGAATTAATTATGTTTCAGGTGCCACGGCAACGTACTTTCGTTTAGCTCCAAAGATTAAGAAGAAGTACGACTACGGAGCGTTGATTTTCATCCTCACTTTTAGCTTGGTTTCGGTGTCCGGTTTTCGGGGAGATCAGATTATTAAACTATCAAGAGATCGGCTTTCATCGATCATGATCGGCTTTTCTATTTGCCTTTTCATTGCTATATTTGTTTCTCCTGTTTGGGCAGGAGATGAACTCCATAATTCTCTTTCAAACAAGTTTGATAAACTTGCAGAATCACTTGAAGGTGagttttacaaaaaataaattcaagttataatgcaacttaaaattaattaagaatatatCATATCCCCTAAATATTGTTCATAATTCAATCAAATGAAGGATGCATGGAGGATTACACATGTTTGTTGGAAGGTAAAAAGGGAACTCAAAGTATTCGAGAACGAATTCGAAGCAACTGTCTATCAGTTCTCTCCTCCAAATCCAGTGATGAAGCTTTGGTATGTTTGCTTTATACTTACTACtgttactaataataataataataaaaaaagtatctAGTACTCCTTGGAAGTTTACAACTTTCTTAATTAATCCCAATGACACTTTTTTTTAAGTCATATCAtgcctatttttttaatactaaaaatatcCCAATATCACCTGCTCCAAAGCTCGCCCTCTTAGTACTTTACTGTAGGCACAACGATAAGGGGGAGAGCTCACTCCATAGCTCGAGCATAGGTGTGTTGGTGAGCTCAGCACCTCTCTAGCTCGCTAAAGTTGGGCAACATTAATATGGGTGCCGATGAGCAAGGTTAAAATGAATTTagtaattatattatatgattttggatttaaaaaaaagtatgatttgaaaacatggattttttaaaaaatataaaaaaaatgtagggATCTCTTATtacttttctttaattaataataataataataataataataataataataatactaagtTTGGTTTGTATCTAATAGCTATGGCACATTTGGCCATCTCGATCATTGTAGGCTAATTTTGCAACATGGGAGCCATGGCACGGGAGATTTGGCTTTTACTATCCTTGGAAAAAATATCTTCAAATCGGAGATTCACTTCGAGAATTAGCAGCATACATATTCTCCCTCACAGGATGTCTCCAATCTATTAATCAGGTATGAATGCATTGAATTATTTATCTTATGTCATATGAGAACTCTCCCAagttatatttacaaaattgcCACCAtacattattatttgtttaaatatttttataagaaaaactaagatattaaaatacaaaaagtgtgcaaaaatattaagtttaaagttaatattttgaaatattttttattaaaattttctaaaatttattattttttaatcacatcCTCATATTAGTTAAATTtaagtaaattaaaattattttattttattgaattatatgataaataactaatataaaaatctcaaattattaatttttcatataaaactgaatttattaaacaaaaatcctTTCATAAGAAAAACTAGGGTATTAAAATACTCTCCAAgctatataaaaactataaaagattgtgcaaaatattaatttttaagttaacatttgcaaattttttttttcaaaaatttcaaaaatttattattttttaatcatgcaGTCAGTCCCATAAAACTGaattattaaaaagttttttttttcttctttctgttGATCAGCCTCCACAAGAGTTTTTGCTGAATGGTGTTAAAGAAAGATGTGAATCTACGTGCAAATTAATGGGAAGCACATTGAGAGAAATTGGGAAGAACATCAAGAACATGACAAGTCATGGTCAAAGAGATATAATGTTAGTGAAATTGGAGAACTTGAGATTGGAATTGTGCTCTTCTACACTTCAATCCTCAATTGAAATGTTAATGAATCAAAGTGGAGCTATTGAAGGTGGAACATCATTCACTAGCTCTGTGTTTTTATTGGGGGAGATCATTGGTAAGGTTGAGGTGCTTATTAAAGAGATTCAAGACTTCGAAAAACTAGCAAATTTCCCTCAGAaataacatgtatatatatatatatatgtatattgtaatattaaaatcataaagATAGCATGATCATGGTATGATCGTGCAATAGAGCAATTGTGTCTAATGTATGTTTAATTTAACGAAGATTTTGTATGTATGGTATGGagttttagttaattttaattattgagaaaataaatgtaaaaattttgtGTGTTATTTATATGATTGTTTGATCGGTGATAACTAAATCATCTCACTTGGCTTAGTCATGTTGGTTGGGTCTAGCTAAGAGATTTAGTttctataattataattatgtctTCAACGTGATACTAATTCATCCGCCCTCATTGATAAGTGCAATGAGATCTTGTGAATGAAAATTAATGGTG
It includes:
- the LOC120263871 gene encoding aluminum-activated malate transporter 8-like, with amino-acid sequence MKQMDRKIAPEALSKEEFDSVVISVDEIGATPPNIIYKNEEQEEQHGNKQWRQGALFLMSYVLSLFSWRQMKDSEIKRVAHSFKVGLALVLVSLLYMLEAVHDKLGDNAMWAVMTVVVVFEFTSGATISKGLNRGAGTILGCGLGSLVALLSQEIGGTGKAVAIGSSVFIFGATATYFRLAPKIKKKYDYGALIFILTFSLVSVSGFRGDQIIKLSRDRLSSIMIGFSICLFIAIFVSPVWAGDELHNSLSNKFDKLAESLEGCMEDYTCLLEGKKGTQSIRERIRSNCLSVLSSKSSDEALANFATWEPWHGRFGFYYPWKKYLQIGDSLRELAAYIFSLTGCLQSINQPPQEFLLNGVKERCESTCKLMGSTLREIGKNIKNMTSHGQRDIMLVKLENLRLELCSSTLQSSIEMLMNQSGAIEGGTSFTSSVFLLGEIIGKVEVLIKEIQDFEKLANFPQK